The Anaerobranca gottschalkii DSM 13577 genome segment ATGTACTATCAAGCCGCTTAAGCAGCCGACCAATGGGTTGGAGTCGTGAAGGACTGCGGGCAATGGCTGAGTTACGAGCATATTTAAGTAGTGGTGGCAAAATTACACTTAAACATTTAAAATCAGAAGCAAAGAAAAGCTATAGCCTGGAAAAAAATATTGTCCTAAAGATCAAAAATACCTATACCAAGGTATGTGAACTATTAAATAATGTGCCCATATTAAGCAAAGGTAAACTGATACCAATGTTTAAATGTTTGAAAGATATACATAATGGAACATTTAATTTGTAAACCAAAATAGAGTGGTCATCAATTTATAAATATCCTATAAAAAGTTGACACTATCATAATCAACTGTTATCTTGACATTGTTACCAGCCTACCTATAAGGGATTGAAACCTAGATCTCAATTCAATCCAAAAACCTTTATTGGTGATGCAGCTTTTTAGAAAAGGATTTGCGAACATATCCAGGCACTCTCCGTGGAACACCAGAATGGGAAGATGCTTACAAAACACGTACTGTTACGGAAAGAACTATCAACCACCTTAAAGATAACTTGTGTGTTGCTGGTCGAAAAACACGTAATGAAAAAACTTTGCATGCTGATTTACTTTTAGGTGGTATTACTCAGCTGATTACAGTTCTTCTTGCAGATAAAATGCATTGTCATCAATACATTCGTAGTTTGAAGCCTTTAATTTCATAACCTTATATCATAATCTGTAAAAAACTCCTATTCTTATAAGTTTATTTGTCATGCTCTTTTTTACTTAACTTGTACTATCTAAAAGTATCGGCTTATCTTTTATACATCTTTTCCACTCTTTTACCATTCATTTCCTGTTTTTTTGACCTTTTGCTTAATAGTTTCGCAACTACCTAATAAATGTTTAAAGTATAGTATTTATGTTTTGATTGTTAAAGATGATGTGATTTTATCAAATACCCCTAAATTTTGTGCAATATATAGATATAGGTTTAATGTTTAATTGGAAAAATTATTTAAATTAGTTATTACTGAAATTTTATAATTTTATTAAAGGAATTTAAGTATATTTGTAGAATATATGTGATGAGTATTATAAACACATAAACTTTCGGTTGCTATTAAATATTTAACATTTGGGTTCGCTAGTATTTTTTGTTTTTTTTAATAGTATTTCCTCAATATCATGTAAAAATGAATAAATATATACTAAATTTTACTAAGGGGGGAGAATTGGATGTATCACCTAAAATTGACACTTAGAAGCATTACACCTATTTTAATGTATGGAGCCAACAAAAGTAAGCCTGAACTGAGGGCTACAGAGTTTAAAGGGTTAATGCGTTTTTGGTGGAGGGCCATTAAAGCTTCAGATGATATTGAGGCTTTAAAGAAAGAAGAAATAAATATTTTTGGAGGTATTACTGACACAAAGGGAATTAAAAGCAAAGTCAAGATTTTTTTAGACAGTAAACCAGGCTCGGATAGCATTAAAAATAATCTGCAAGAAATTTTAAGAAACAACAACAATCTTGCACAAGATAAAATAAAATCAATCGAGTATTTGTTGTATTCAGCTGTAATCAACAAATATAAACCTAAACTTTTTGGACCAAACACCCAATTTGATTTAATAATAAATTCCCGGTGTGAAAATGCTTTCAAACACGCTATTGCTGCTTTATGGGTTTTAATATTTTTTGGAGGAGTTGGCTCAAGGTCCAGGAGGGGAGGTGGAAACCTTTATGTTGAAAAAGTTCAGGGAGAAACCTACGGTCTTCATTTTATACCCCAGGCTAACAGTTCTGAAGAATTGGCTACCTGGTTAAAGGAAAATTTTACAATAATTAAAAAAATAATCTCTCCCTCACATAAATCTTGCACATCCTATTCTAACTTGAATTTTTCAAGGTTTATAGTTTCTTCAAATAACTTTGATAGCTTTCAAGAGGCCATGGCAGATATTGGTGCAAGGTATAAAGACTTTAGATTTGAGCACAAAAATTCTATCAGTAGCGGCAACTTAGGTCTTCCTGTTGTCCATGGAATTCGCATAAAAAAAATATCAAAGGTAATAGGCAAGAAAGGCGATATAGAATTTTGCAGGCGCGCTTCCCCACTTATCCTTAAAATACTAAATAGCCAGGGAAAATATTACTGGATGGCTTTGAGGCTTACAGGAGAATTTTTACCCAAAGGTGCTCAGTTAGTGTGGGGTAATAACTATTCTAAACCATCAGAAGAAAACCTCGACAAGTTTTGGAACAGTCTAAAAAAAACTAATGATAATGATGCAGATAATTTAGAATATAAACTAGAATATACTCTTGACCCCAACTTAGAGTCAAAAAAAGTTATTAAAGAAAAAGCCCAAAACTAAGTTATAGCTTATTACAGGAGGTGAGTAAATGGTTAAAACACTCGTAATCTTTTCAATTGGTCCAGTTCAAAGTTTTATCAATAAAGCCCGGAAAACCTCTGACCTTTATGCTGGCAGCAAGCTGTTGTCAGACTTAATTGAAAAGGCAATGCAAGCCTTTAAAAACCAGCAGGGATTAAAGGTAGAGATAGTTTACCCAAGCGAAGCTTTGGCATCAAAACCAAACAGGTTTTTAGCAGTGGTGGAAACTGAAGGCTTGTCAAAAGGGCTAAATGCTGTCTGCAAAGAAATAGAAAAAATGCTATACCAGGAAGTAGAAACAATTTTTTGTAGCCTTTTACAAAAACTAAAGCTCAAAGAGCCAGCAGGTTTTAAAAGGCAACTGGAAAGGTTTTTAGAAGTTCACTGGGCGATTTTTAGTCTGGACGATAAAAACTACCAGGAGGGTTTTAATCAAATTGATAAATTAATGGGTGCAGTAAAAAACACCAGGACTTTTAAGCAGCTACAAGAAGGCCATGCTGGCCAGGTTTTGGGCGAAACAGGTCGCAAATGCAGTTTGTGTGGTGAATTTAATGTTTTATTCTACAGGAGTAAAGATAATAAGATAGACTATATAAACCCCAAAACAAACTTAAAAAGTAAGTATATCTCACCTGCAGCCATTAATTTAAACAATATTTGTAACAAAAACATATTTACTGCTCTTTTTAGCGAAAATGAAGGGCTTTGTGCAGTTTGTTTTATAAAAAGGTTTTACAGATACGATACCCAGATTAATGCTTTTA includes the following:
- the cmr1 gene encoding type III-B CRISPR module RAMP protein Cmr1 gives rise to the protein MYHLKLTLRSITPILMYGANKSKPELRATEFKGLMRFWWRAIKASDDIEALKKEEINIFGGITDTKGIKSKVKIFLDSKPGSDSIKNNLQEILRNNNNLAQDKIKSIEYLLYSAVINKYKPKLFGPNTQFDLIINSRCENAFKHAIAALWVLIFFGGVGSRSRRGGGNLYVEKVQGETYGLHFIPQANSSEELATWLKENFTIIKKIISPSHKSCTSYSNLNFSRFIVSSNNFDSFQEAMADIGARYKDFRFEHKNSISSGNLGLPVVHGIRIKKISKVIGKKGDIEFCRRASPLILKILNSQGKYYWMALRLTGEFLPKGAQLVWGNNYSKPSEENLDKFWNSLKKTNDNDADNLEYKLEYTLDPNLESKKVIKEKAQN
- a CDS encoding UPF0236 family transposase-like protein — encoded protein: IKNFKRYVLNNWQAITIYKEEGCYGGGTEGHISHVLSSRLSSRPMGWSREGLRAMAELRAYLSSGGKITLKHLKSEAKKSYSLEKNIVLKIKNTYTKVCELLNNVPILSKGKLIPMFKCLKDIHNGTFNL